One window from the genome of Ananas comosus cultivar F153 linkage group 13, ASM154086v1, whole genome shotgun sequence encodes:
- the LOC109719619 gene encoding uncharacterized protein LOC109719619, producing the protein MEFLTQNTTATGRYAFTSAVELPPIIESSSGSSPGEDDTIAGIGMSACNLSSDPFEAGGSGCARYANFDEANTSRSPSPPVMPTTGASGSAHSSGSKRARSPERSNKQAQTASTSGGRKKKVDARTSAFLDIAEQGKEKLGWVRQLCQLELSKSTDMPSQNQCMQRVYGMTGLSDDDILVLCDAFKEDKNRNAFMSLNDKHARKWVEREIAQQNLYYRPSFPGS; encoded by the coding sequence ATGGAATTTCTTACCCAAAATACAACTGCGACAGGAAGATATGCATTTACAAGTGCTGTGGAGCTTCCCCCTATAATTGAAAGCTCCTCTGGGTCATCCCCTGGTGAGGATGATACTATTGCTGGCATTGGAATGTCAGCTTGTAATCTCTCATCGGACCCATTCGAAGCAGGGGGATCTGGGTGCGCCAGATATGCTAACTTTGATGAAGCAAATACGTCACGCTCCCCAAGCCCTCCCGTGATGCCTACAACTGGTGCAAGTGGTTCTGCTCATAGCTCTGGTAGTAAAAGAGCTCGTTCTCCAGAGCGTAGCAATAAGCAAGCACAAACGGCATCTACATCTGGGGgacgaaaaaagaaagtagATGCCCGGACTTCTGCTTTCCTTGACATCGCGGAGCAGGGTAAGGAAAAGCTTGGTTGGGTGCGGCAACTATGTCAGCTAGAGCTGAGCAAGAGCACTGATATGCCATCGCAGAACCAATGCATGCAACGAGTGTATGGGATGACGGGGTTAAGTGATGATGATATCTTAGTTCTCTGTGATGCGTTTAAGGAAGACAAGAATCGCAATGCTTTCATGTCATTGAATGACAAGCATGCAAGAAAGTGGGTTGAGCGAGAAATTGCGCAGCAAAATCTATACTATAGGCCGTCATTTCCCGGGAGTTAG